Proteins encoded together in one Synechococcus sp. BL107 window:
- the gatA gene encoding Asp-tRNA(Asn)/Glu-tRNA(Gln) amidotransferase subunit GatA translates to MDRKTMTISAWRQQLQNGDISSRELVDQHIDRLKSAEPALSVYNEITVERARADADRIDAARAAGESLGPLAGLPLAIKDNLCTRGVRTTCSSRMLEHFVPPYESTATERLWQAGGVLVGKTNLDEFAMGGSTETSAFGATHNPWNLDHVPGGSSGGSAAAVASGSCIASLGSDTGGSIRQPASFCGVVGLKPTYGRVSRWGLVAFASSLDQVGPFATTVADAAELLQVIAGPDPRDSTCLNVDVPDYSAGLNQSIKGLKVGVIKECFDAKGLDGEVKASVQAAAAQLEALGAELVEVSCPRFNDGIATYYVIAPSEASANLARYDGVKYGFRAADAESLATMTSSSRAEGFGEEVQRRILIGTYALSAGYVDAYYKKAQQVRTLIRRDFDAAFQSVDVLLTPTAPSTAFKAGAHKDDPLAMYLADLLTIPVNLAGLPAISVPCGFSQAGLPIGVQLIGNVLDEARLLQVAHQYEQAADVLSQRPQAALVP, encoded by the coding sequence ATGGATCGCAAGACCATGACGATCAGCGCGTGGCGTCAGCAACTGCAGAACGGTGATATTTCATCCCGTGAGCTTGTTGATCAGCACATCGACAGGCTGAAATCAGCTGAGCCGGCCCTCAGTGTTTACAACGAGATCACGGTTGAGCGAGCTCGGGCCGATGCGGATCGCATCGATGCTGCCCGTGCCGCCGGTGAATCGCTTGGTCCGCTAGCTGGTTTGCCGCTGGCGATTAAGGACAACCTCTGCACCCGAGGTGTGCGAACCACCTGTTCAAGCCGCATGCTTGAACATTTCGTTCCGCCCTATGAGTCCACCGCCACGGAGCGTCTGTGGCAGGCCGGAGGCGTACTGGTTGGTAAAACCAACCTCGATGAATTTGCGATGGGTGGCTCGACTGAAACCTCGGCGTTTGGGGCGACGCACAACCCTTGGAATCTCGACCACGTTCCTGGCGGTAGCTCTGGTGGAAGTGCGGCGGCGGTTGCCTCTGGCAGTTGTATTGCGTCGCTGGGTTCTGATACCGGCGGATCGATCCGTCAGCCAGCGTCTTTCTGCGGTGTTGTTGGCTTGAAACCCACCTATGGCCGCGTAAGTCGTTGGGGTCTGGTGGCGTTTGCGAGCTCCCTTGATCAAGTGGGCCCTTTTGCGACGACCGTGGCCGATGCGGCTGAGCTGTTGCAGGTGATTGCCGGACCTGATCCGCGCGATTCAACCTGTCTGAACGTCGACGTTCCCGATTATTCAGCAGGTCTGAATCAGTCGATCAAGGGGTTGAAGGTGGGGGTGATCAAGGAATGCTTTGACGCCAAGGGGTTGGATGGCGAAGTCAAAGCATCTGTACAGGCGGCAGCCGCACAGCTTGAGGCCCTTGGTGCTGAATTGGTTGAGGTGAGTTGCCCTCGTTTTAACGATGGCATTGCTACGTATTACGTGATTGCTCCCTCAGAAGCATCGGCCAATTTGGCTCGTTACGACGGCGTGAAGTACGGCTTTCGGGCTGCGGATGCGGAGAGTTTGGCCACGATGACCTCGAGCAGTCGGGCTGAAGGCTTTGGTGAAGAGGTCCAACGGCGGATCTTGATCGGCACCTATGCACTCTCCGCGGGATATGTCGATGCGTACTACAAAAAGGCACAGCAGGTGCGCACCTTGATCCGCCGCGATTTTGATGCCGCGTTCCAATCGGTGGATGTGCTGCTTACCCCTACGGCGCCCTCGACGGCCTTCAAGGCTGGTGCCCATAAAGATGATCCTTTGGCCATGTATCTGGCGGACCTCCTAACAATCCCCGTCAATTTGGCTGGTTTACCTGCGATCAGTGTTCCCTGCGGTTTTAGTCAGGCGGGGCTGCCCATCGGCGTGCAGTTGATCGGCAATGTGCTCGATGAGGCGCGTTTGTTGCAGGTTGCCCACCAATACGAACAAGCGGCTGATGTGTTGTCCCAACGCCCGCAGGCCGCTTTGGTGCCTTAA
- a CDS encoding DUF1816 domain-containing protein: MSPLIRPLRSLANGLGVAWWARIQTSGPDVTYWFGPFISKSGLESQLSTFLDDINSEHPQSISHSLLRTRRGEPLTITSEG; this comes from the coding sequence ATGAGCCCCCTGATTCGGCCACTGCGAAGCCTCGCCAATGGCCTCGGTGTTGCCTGGTGGGCTCGGATCCAAACGTCTGGGCCAGATGTCACCTACTGGTTCGGTCCGTTTATCAGCAAATCAGGTTTGGAGTCCCAGTTGTCCACCTTCTTGGACGACATCAATTCCGAGCATCCCCAGTCCATCAGCCATTCATTGCTGCGCACACGAAGGGGTGAACCCTTAACCATCACCAGTGAGGGGTGA